One Megachile rotundata isolate GNS110a chromosome 5, iyMegRotu1, whole genome shotgun sequence genomic region harbors:
- the Rnf146 gene encoding ring finger protein 146 isoform X2, which yields MAQAKLNSQEETSGTLNDKEKESDEKDGSTTVLECAVCLQPCIYPARLPCNHIYCYLCVKGVANQSKRCPMCRQEIPPDFLNRPQLVEVDEAQKESEHFEEEYQWFYEGRNGWWKYDSRTSEDLEAIYNLGWWQYDQRTSHELETAYKQGKRNCELLIAGFLYIADFGSMLQLRRNDPSRRRKIKRDLYNVPKKGVAGLRLNHQDEEIIREVRGAERPASPASDDMGTGDGTNTPVPPSNTPQTPAGGTASGDATPLNDRMEQRDSLHQVLEQMRSLVLREHLSPDTDDELEEDEENESPSTHPTL from the exons ATGGCTCAAGCAAAGCTAAACTCTCAAGAGGAAACAAGCGGAACGCTGAATGACAAAGAAAAAGAGAGCGACGAGAAAGATG gTTCAACAACAGTATTAGAATGCGCAGTTTGTCTTCAACCATGTATATATCCTGCAAGATTGCCTTGCAATCACATATATTGTTATCTCTGTGTCAAAGGTGTTGCAAACCAAAGCAAAAGGTGTCCTATGTGTCGCCAAGAAATTCCTCCTGATTTTCTTAACAGACCTCAGTTAGTGGAAGTTGACGAAGCACAAAAAGAATCAGAGCATTTCGAAGAAGAATATCAGTGGTTTTATGAAGGTCGAAAtg GTTGGTGGAAATATGATTCACGGACCAGCGAGGATTTGGAAGCTATTTACAACCTAG GTTGGTGGCAATATGATCAGCGTACGAGCCATGAACTCGAAACTGCATACAAACAAGGCAAACGGAATTGTGAATTATTAATTGCTGGGTTTCTTTATATTGCTGATTTTGGTTCGATGCTTCAATTACGTAGAAATGACCCTTCTAGACGAAGAAAAATTAAGCGCGATTTATATAATGTACCTAAAAAAGGAGTTGCAGGTTTAAGATTAAATCATCAAGATGAAGAAATCATTAGAGAAGTAAGAGGAGCAGAAAGACCAGCTAGTCCTGCAAGCGATGATATGG gTACAGGAGATGGTACAAATACTCCAGTACCTCCAAGTAATACACCACAAACACCAGCGGGTGGAACAGCAAGTGGTGATGCTACACCCCTAAATGATAGAATGGAACAAAGAGACTCGCTGCATCAGGTATTAGAACAAATGCGTTCCTTAGTTCTAAGAGAACATTTGTCCCCAGACACAGATGATGAATTAGAGGAAGATGAAGAGAATGAATCGCCTTCCACTCATCCTACATTATAA
- the Rnf146 gene encoding ring finger protein 146 isoform X3: MAQAKLNSQEETSGTLNDKEKESDEKDGSTTVLECAVCLQPCIYPARLPCNHIYCYLCVKGVANQSKRCPMCRQEIPPDFLNRPQLVEVDEAQKESEHFEEEYQWFYEGRNGWWQYDQRTSHELETAYKQGKRNCELLIAGFLYIADFGSMLQLRRNDPSRRRKIKRDLYNVPKKGVAGLRLNHQDEEIIREVRGAERPASPASDDMGTGDGTNTPVPPSNTPQTPAGGTASGDATPLNDRMEQRDSLHQVLEQMRSLVLREHLSPDTDDELEEDEENESPSTHPTL; encoded by the exons ATGGCTCAAGCAAAGCTAAACTCTCAAGAGGAAACAAGCGGAACGCTGAATGACAAAGAAAAAGAGAGCGACGAGAAAGATG gTTCAACAACAGTATTAGAATGCGCAGTTTGTCTTCAACCATGTATATATCCTGCAAGATTGCCTTGCAATCACATATATTGTTATCTCTGTGTCAAAGGTGTTGCAAACCAAAGCAAAAGGTGTCCTATGTGTCGCCAAGAAATTCCTCCTGATTTTCTTAACAGACCTCAGTTAGTGGAAGTTGACGAAGCACAAAAAGAATCAGAGCATTTCGAAGAAGAATATCAGTGGTTTTATGAAGGTCGAAAtg GTTGGTGGCAATATGATCAGCGTACGAGCCATGAACTCGAAACTGCATACAAACAAGGCAAACGGAATTGTGAATTATTAATTGCTGGGTTTCTTTATATTGCTGATTTTGGTTCGATGCTTCAATTACGTAGAAATGACCCTTCTAGACGAAGAAAAATTAAGCGCGATTTATATAATGTACCTAAAAAAGGAGTTGCAGGTTTAAGATTAAATCATCAAGATGAAGAAATCATTAGAGAAGTAAGAGGAGCAGAAAGACCAGCTAGTCCTGCAAGCGATGATATGG gTACAGGAGATGGTACAAATACTCCAGTACCTCCAAGTAATACACCACAAACACCAGCGGGTGGAACAGCAAGTGGTGATGCTACACCCCTAAATGATAGAATGGAACAAAGAGACTCGCTGCATCAGGTATTAGAACAAATGCGTTCCTTAGTTCTAAGAGAACATTTGTCCCCAGACACAGATGATGAATTAGAGGAAGATGAAGAGAATGAATCGCCTTCCACTCATCCTACATTATAA
- the Rnf146 gene encoding ring finger protein 146 isoform X1, whose amino-acid sequence MAQAKLNSQEETSGTLNDKEKESDEKDGSTTVLECAVCLQPCIYPARLPCNHIYCYLCVKGVANQSKRCPMCRQEIPPDFLNRPQLVEVDEAQKESEHFEEEYQWFYEGRNGWWKYDSRTSEDLEAIYNLGWWQYDQRTSHELETAYKQGKRNCELLIAGFLYIADFGSMLQLRRNDPSRRRKIKRDLYNVPKKGVAGLRLNHQDEEIIREVRGAERPASPASDDMGIMFSTGDGTNTPVPPSNTPQTPAGGTASGDATPLNDRMEQRDSLHQVLEQMRSLVLREHLSPDTDDELEEDEENESPSTHPTL is encoded by the exons ATGGCTCAAGCAAAGCTAAACTCTCAAGAGGAAACAAGCGGAACGCTGAATGACAAAGAAAAAGAGAGCGACGAGAAAGATG gTTCAACAACAGTATTAGAATGCGCAGTTTGTCTTCAACCATGTATATATCCTGCAAGATTGCCTTGCAATCACATATATTGTTATCTCTGTGTCAAAGGTGTTGCAAACCAAAGCAAAAGGTGTCCTATGTGTCGCCAAGAAATTCCTCCTGATTTTCTTAACAGACCTCAGTTAGTGGAAGTTGACGAAGCACAAAAAGAATCAGAGCATTTCGAAGAAGAATATCAGTGGTTTTATGAAGGTCGAAAtg GTTGGTGGAAATATGATTCACGGACCAGCGAGGATTTGGAAGCTATTTACAACCTAG GTTGGTGGCAATATGATCAGCGTACGAGCCATGAACTCGAAACTGCATACAAACAAGGCAAACGGAATTGTGAATTATTAATTGCTGGGTTTCTTTATATTGCTGATTTTGGTTCGATGCTTCAATTACGTAGAAATGACCCTTCTAGACGAAGAAAAATTAAGCGCGATTTATATAATGTACCTAAAAAAGGAGTTGCAGGTTTAAGATTAAATCATCAAGATGAAGAAATCATTAGAGAAGTAAGAGGAGCAGAAAGACCAGCTAGTCCTGCAAGCGATGATATGGGTATAATGTTta gTACAGGAGATGGTACAAATACTCCAGTACCTCCAAGTAATACACCACAAACACCAGCGGGTGGAACAGCAAGTGGTGATGCTACACCCCTAAATGATAGAATGGAACAAAGAGACTCGCTGCATCAGGTATTAGAACAAATGCGTTCCTTAGTTCTAAGAGAACATTTGTCCCCAGACACAGATGATGAATTAGAGGAAGATGAAGAGAATGAATCGCCTTCCACTCATCCTACATTATAA